Proteins co-encoded in one Cynocephalus volans isolate mCynVol1 chromosome 11, mCynVol1.pri, whole genome shotgun sequence genomic window:
- the CHDH gene encoding choline dehydrogenase, mitochondrial, which yields MWCVLRGWRQGRLGQRGAVAWQQPPGVRALASAGPESRGEFGYVVVGAGSAGCVLAGRLTEDPDQRVLLLEAGPKDMYVGSKRLLWKIHMPAALVANLCDDRYNWYYHTEPQPGLDGRVLYWPRGRVWGGSSSLNAMVYVRGHAEDYDRWHRQGAEGWDYAHCLPYFRKAQSHELGASRYRGGQGPLHVSRGKTNHPLHQAFLQAAQQAGYPFTEDMNGFQQEGFGWMDRTIHKGKRWSTACAYLHPVLSRPNLKAETQTLVSRVLFEGTRAVGVEYVKNGQRCRAYASKEVILSAGAINSPQLLMLSGIGNADDLKKLGIPVVCHLPGVGQNLQDHLEIYIQQACTRPITLHSAQKPLRKVCVGLEWLWKFTGDGATAHLETGGFIRSQPGVPHPDIQFHFLPSQVIDHGRVPTQQEAYQAHVGTMRGTSVGWLKLRSANPQDHPVIQPNYLSTETDIKDFRLCVKLAREIFAQEALAPFRGKELQPGSHVHSDKEIDAFVRAKAESAYHPSSTCKMGQPSDPTAVVDPQTRVLGVESLRVVDASIMPSMVSGNLNAPTIMIAEKAADIIKGQPTLWDRDVPVYKPKTLSTQR from the exons ATGTGGTGTGTCCTGCGAGGCTGGAGGCAGGGGCGCCTGGGCCAGCGAGGAGCCGTAGCGTGGCAGCAGCCCCCGGGCGTCCGTGCCCTGGCCAGCGCTGGCCCCGAGAGCAGGGGTGAGTTCGGCTACGTGGTGGTGGGGGCCGGCTCGGCGGGCTGTGTGCTGGCGGGGCGGCTCACGGAGGACCCCGACCAGCGTGTGCTGCTGCTCGAGGCCGGGCCCAAGGACATGTACGTGGGGAGCAAGCGGCTCCTATGGAAGATCCACATGCCCGCGGCCCTCGTGGCCAACCTGTGCGACGACAGGTACAACTGGTACTACCACACGGAGCCGCAGCCGGGCCTGGACGGCCGCGTGCTGTACTGGCCGCGCGGCCGAGTCTGGGGAGGCTCCTCGTCACTCAACGCCATGGTCTACGTCCGTGGGCACGCCGAGGACTACGACCGCTGGCACCGCCAGGGCGCCGAGGGCTGGGACTATGCGCACTGCCTGCCCTACTTCCGCAAGGCACAGAGCCACGAGCTGGGCGCCAGCAGGTACCGCGGAGGCCAGGGCCCGCTGCATGTGTCCCGCGGCAAGACCAACCACCCACTGCACCAGGCCTTCCTGCAGGCGGCCCAGCAGGCTGGCTACCCCTTCACCGAGGACATGAACGGCTTCCAGCAAGAAGGCTTCGGCTGGATGGACAGGACCATCCACAAAG GCAAGCGCTGGAGCACAGCCTGCGCCTACCTGCACCCAGTGCTGAGCCGCCCCAACCTCAAGGCCGAAACCCAGACGCTCGTGAGCAGGGTGCTGTTTGAGGGCACTCGTGCAGTGGGCGTGGAGTACGTCAAGAATGGCCAGAGGTGCAGG GCTTATGCCAGCAAGGAGGTGATTCTGAGCGCAGGCGCCATCAACTCTCCACAGCTGCTCATGCTCTCAGGCATCGGGAATGCAGATGACCTCAAGAAACTGGGGATCCCTGTTGTGTGCCACCTGCCTG GAGTTGGCCAGAACCTGCAAGACCACCTAGAGATATACATTCAACAGGCGTGCACCCGCCCCATCACCCTCCATTCAGCACAGAAGCCCTTGAGGAAGGTCTGCGTGGGCCTGGAGTGGCTCTGGAAATTCACAG GGGACGGAGCCACTGCTCATCTGGAAACGGGTGGGTTCATCCGCAGCCAGCCTGGGGTCCCCCACCCGGACATCCAGTTCCATTTCCTGCCGTCCCAAGTGATTGACCACGGACGGGTCCCCACCCAGCAGGAGGCTTACCAG GCACATGTGGGGACCATGCGGGGTACGAGCGTGGGCTGGCTCAAACTGAGGAGTGCCAACCCCCAGGACCACCCTGTAATCCAACCCAACTACTTGTCAACTG AAACCGATATTAAGGACTTCCGTCTGTGTGTGAAGTTGGCCAGAGAAATTTTTGCCCAGGAAGCCCTGGCTCCATTCCGGGGGAAAGAGCTCCAGCCAGGAAGCCACGTGCACTCAGATAAAGAGATAGATGCCTTTGTGCGGGCAAAGGCCGAGAGCGCCTACCACCCCTCGAGTACCTGTAAGATGGGCCAGCCCTCTGATCCCACTGCAGTGGTGGACCCACAGACCAGGGTCCTTGGGGTGGAAAGCCTCAGGGTTGTCGATGCCTCCATCATGCCCAGCATGGTCAGTGGTAATTTGAACGCCCCCACCATCATGATCGCAGAGAAAGCAGCCGACATCATTAAGGGGCAGCCTACACTCTGGGACAGAGATGTCCCTGTCTACAAGCCCAAGACCCTGTCCACCCAGCGTTAA